The following coding sequences lie in one Zingiber officinale cultivar Zhangliang chromosome 2B, Zo_v1.1, whole genome shotgun sequence genomic window:
- the LOC122048905 gene encoding zinc finger BED domain-containing protein DAYSLEEPER-like, with protein sequence MVDHVGFRRYSYALQPIFKVVSRNTIKTDIMKIFEYERNKTMKLLDSNASQIALTTDMWTATNQKRGFMAITSHFIDVSWKLQSQLVRFIYVSCPHIAEVLKNALVDCLLDWNLDPMFARLKQRETGLSSPLRSLTRLLLLSADRSGAFISSP encoded by the exons ATGGTTGATCATGTTGGCTTTAGAAGATACTCTTATGCATTGCAACCAATATTTAAAGTTGTTTCCCGGAACACAATCAAGACTGACATCATGAAGATATTTGAGTATGaaagaaataaaacaatgaaATTATTAGACTCAAATGCTAGTCAGATTGCGTTGACAACTGATATGTGGACGGCAACTAATCAAAAAAGAGGATTCATGGCCATCACTTCACACTTCATCGATGTTTCATGGAAATTACAAAGTCAGCTTGTCAG GTTTATATATGTGTCGTGTCCACATATTGCTGAGGTCCTCAAAAATGCACTTGTTGATTGCCTCTTGGATTGGAACTTGGATC CTATGTTTGCTCGTTTGAAACAACGTGAGACTGGTTTGTCTTCTCCTCTACGCTCCCTCACtcgtctccttctcctctccgcaGACCGCAGTggtgctttcatctcctctccgTAG